In Populus alba chromosome 1, ASM523922v2, whole genome shotgun sequence, a single window of DNA contains:
- the LOC118042459 gene encoding uncharacterized protein, whose protein sequence is MALGSVLLEILQRPTIGDVLSEILIFVIPLWVAVAVGVLVGWAWKPNWARNLSREMLLDSKVSKEAKKEGEFSATTRSSVIPSFNILKFQLPSCVSWVADDGGFQKDSLSVPPTLNSECSSSKMKKEKPDLVMEDDLEHLSKLVEVTDGGPAWIQMMDRSTPTMSYQAWRRDPETGPPQYRSRTVYEDVTPELMRDFFWDDEFRAKWDDMLLHAETLEDCPTTGTMLVQWVRKFPFFCSDREYIIGRRIWESGRMYYCVTKGVPCSSVPRRNKPRRVDLYYSSWCIRAVESKRGDGQLTACEVMLFHHEDMGIPWEIAKLGVRQGMWGAVKKIEPGLRAYQKHRASAAPLSRSAFMAQINTKVSADYLRSLESRTSGDMLEIESQETPEKRVGNNIPKFLVIGGAVALACTLDRGLATKALIFGVARRFAIGRRM, encoded by the exons ATGGCTTTAGGTTCAGTTTTATTGGAGATTTTGCAAAGACCTACAATTGGGGATGTGTTGAgtgagattttgatttttgtgatTCCTTTGTgggttgctgttgctgttgggGTTCTTGTGGGGTGGGCATGGAAGCCTAATTGGGCTAGAAATTTGAGTAGAGAAATGTTGTTGGATTCCAAGGTTTCAAAGGAGGctaaaaaagaaggagaattttcagcaacaacaagaaGTTCTGTGATTCCAAGTTTCAATATTTTGAAGTTTCAGTTGCCAAGTTGCGTTTCTTGGGTTGCTGATGATGGTGGGTTTCAAAAGGACTCTCTCTCTGTGCCACCTACCCTCAATTCTGAATGCAG TtcatcaaaaatgaaaaaggaaaaaccagATCTTGTGATGGAAGATGATTTGGAGCATTTGAGTAAGCTGGTGGAAGTGACAGATGGAGGTCCTGCTTGGATTCAGATGATGGATCGCTCAACACCTACTATGAGCTATCAAGCTTGGCGCAGAGATCCTGAG ACTGGCCCTCCACAATATCGGAGCAGAACTGTTTACGAGGATGTCACACCTGAACTGATGAGGGACTTCTTTTGGGATGATGAATTTCGAGCAAAGTGGGACGACATGCTCTTACATGCTGAAACTTTGGAGGATTGCCCTACCACAGGAACCATGTTGGTCCAGTGGGTGCGCAAG TTTCCTTTCTTTTGTAGTGACAGAGAATACATCATAGGCCGTCGAATTTGGGAGTCAGGTCGAATGTACTACTGTGTTACAAAG GGAGTTCCTTGCTCCTCTGTGCCAAGGCGCAACAAACCAAGGCGTGTTGATTTGTACTATTCAAGCTGGTGCATTCGTGCAG TTGAATCAAAAAGAGGGGATGGCCAGCTGACTGCTTGTGAGGTGATGCTGTTCCACCATGAAGACATGGGTATTCCTTGGGAAATTGCAAAGCTTGGAGTCCGGCAGGGTATGTGGGGAGCTGTGAAGAAGATTGAGCCTGGTCTACGTGCATATCAGAAGCATAGAGCATCTGCAGCTCCACTTTCACGTAGTGCTTTCATGGCTCAGATCAACACCAAAGTGAGTGCAGACTACCTGAGATCTTTGGAGAGCAGGACTAGTGGTGATATGTTAGAGATTGAATCTCAGGAAACACCTGAGAAACGTGTTGGGAATAATATACCAAAGTTTTTAGTCATTGGTGGGGCTGTCGCTCTTGCTTGTACTCTTGACCGGGGGCTCGCAACTAAGGCACTTATATTTGGAGTCGCCAGAAGGTTTGCAATTGGGAGGAGGATGTga